In the genome of Populus trichocarpa isolate Nisqually-1 chromosome 6, P.trichocarpa_v4.1, whole genome shotgun sequence, one region contains:
- the LOC7484672 gene encoding uncharacterized protein LOC7484672, protein MKMEGSKSENAAGLNSKETLINRYKLKPIWRLFMIVNLGLGAYMFVKPKKKTTSKEANRGVENDKVPVEAFLEPATTSIPERPPPPVIREEKEHVPEDQQHDLFKWILEEKRKIKPKDREEKKQIDEEKAILKQFIRAKSNPSL, encoded by the exons ATGAAAATGGAAGGTTCTAAATCAGAAAATGCTGCAGGCTTGAACTCGAAAGAAACGCTAATTAATCGATACAAGCTGAAGCCCATTTGGCGTTTATTCATGATTGTTAATCTTGGTCTTGGAG CTTATATGTTTGTCAAGCCAAAAAAGAAAACGACAAGCAAAGAAGCAAACAGAGGTGTGGAAAATGACAAAGTTCCTGTAGAAGCTTTCTTGGAACCTGCAACCACTTCAATTCCTGAGAGACCACCTCCTCCAGTTATTCGGGAGGAAAAGGAGCACGTACCTGAAGATCAGCAGCATGACCTTTTTAAGTGGATattggaagagaagagaaaaatcaaaccCAAGGACCGTGAAGAGAAGAAACAAATTGATGAAGAGAAAGCCATTCTTAAACAGTTTATACGCGCAAAGTCCAATCCAAGTCTTTAA